One region of Phycicoccus sp. M110.8 genomic DNA includes:
- a CDS encoding FMN reductase, which translates to MTTSTTPRRVVVIQAGLGQPSSTRLLGDRLAEATRDALLERGVESQVEVVELRDHAQALASTLLTGFATGDLRAALDSVAAADAVIAVTPVYQGSFSGLFKTFVDVLDDGSLRGTPVLLAATAGTARHSLVLEHAMRPVFTYLKAVTVPTAVFAASEDWGSSGTVDGGLARRVQVAAGELADLVSGQGRHRERPDEFADPVPFEELLRGS; encoded by the coding sequence ATGACCACGTCCACCACCCCCCGTCGGGTCGTGGTCATCCAGGCCGGTCTCGGGCAGCCGTCCTCGACGCGCCTGCTCGGCGACCGGCTCGCCGAGGCCACCCGGGACGCGCTGCTCGAGCGCGGGGTCGAGTCGCAGGTCGAGGTCGTCGAGCTGCGCGACCACGCCCAGGCGCTGGCCTCGACGCTGCTCACCGGGTTCGCCACCGGCGACCTTCGGGCCGCGCTGGACTCCGTCGCGGCGGCTGACGCCGTCATCGCGGTGACGCCGGTCTACCAGGGCTCGTTCAGCGGGCTGTTCAAGACCTTCGTCGACGTGCTCGACGACGGCTCGCTGCGCGGGACCCCCGTGCTGCTCGCCGCGACCGCGGGCACGGCTCGGCACTCCCTGGTGCTCGAGCACGCGATGCGGCCGGTGTTCACCTACCTCAAGGCCGTCACCGTGCCGACTGCGGTGTTCGCGGCGTCGGAGGACTGGGGCTCCAGCGGCACCGTCGACGGCGGACTGGCGCGCCGGGTCCAGGTGGCTGCGGGCGAACTCGCCGACCTGGTCTCCGGGCAGGGCCGGCACCGCGAGCGGCCGGACGAGTTCGCCGACCCGGTCCCGTTCGAGGAGCTGCTCCGCGGCAGCTGA
- a CDS encoding universal stress protein, whose amino-acid sequence MSTTPTTSHPIVVGVDESAQSRLALDWAIDEARRRDLPLELVHARPMPLRGPAVETAFTRPGVDGVLEDAVARVHSLAPYTSVTTSGAHGAAAPMLVDASRDATMLVVGARGRGALRSAMLGSTSLDVAAHAHSPVVVVRELSQALPDRPGVVVGIDGSPISEGALGEAFHQADARGLPLTVVHAWFLDYAGTGLAVLATDAQIAELAQEERSLAHDAVARWSARYPGVSVREHVLNAHPVQALVDHSKGAELLVVGTRGRGGFGGLVLGSVSQGVLHHAHCPVMVVRSQPETVPSQAPVVSAAGSQAVTP is encoded by the coding sequence ATGTCGACCACCCCCACCACGTCGCACCCCATCGTCGTGGGTGTCGACGAGAGCGCGCAGAGCCGGCTGGCCCTGGACTGGGCGATCGACGAGGCCCGGCGACGTGACCTGCCCCTCGAGCTCGTCCACGCACGCCCGATGCCGTTGCGGGGACCCGCGGTCGAGACCGCGTTCACCCGGCCCGGCGTCGACGGCGTCCTCGAGGACGCCGTGGCGCGCGTGCACTCCCTGGCGCCCTACACGTCCGTGACGACGTCCGGCGCACACGGCGCAGCGGCGCCGATGCTGGTCGACGCCTCCCGCGACGCCACGATGCTCGTCGTGGGAGCGCGCGGCCGCGGTGCCCTGCGCAGCGCGATGCTCGGGTCCACCTCACTCGACGTCGCCGCCCACGCGCACAGCCCCGTGGTCGTCGTCCGCGAGCTCTCGCAGGCCCTTCCGGACCGCCCCGGTGTCGTGGTCGGCATCGACGGCTCACCCATCAGCGAGGGCGCGCTCGGGGAGGCGTTCCACCAGGCCGACGCCCGCGGGCTGCCGCTCACGGTGGTCCACGCCTGGTTCCTCGACTACGCGGGCACCGGCCTGGCCGTGCTCGCCACCGACGCCCAGATCGCCGAACTCGCACAGGAGGAGCGGTCGCTGGCCCACGACGCCGTGGCGCGGTGGTCCGCGAGGTACCCCGGTGTCAGCGTCCGTGAGCACGTCCTCAACGCCCACCCCGTGCAGGCCCTCGTCGACCACTCCAAGGGCGCCGAGCTCCTCGTCGTGGGCACCCGCGGTCGTGGCGGCTTCGGTGGGCTGGTCCTGGGCTCGGTGAGCCAGGGCGTCCTGCACCACGCGCACTGCCCGGTGATGGTGGTGCGGTCCCAGCCCGAGACCGTGCCGTCGCAGGCCCCCGTCGTGTCCGCCGCAGGATCGCAGGCGGTGACGCCATGA
- a CDS encoding acetyl-CoA hydrolase/transferase family protein, with translation MRAVDLAALERRLAALPGRPRVVVSGNAATPWTVVDALDRAVPAYRLWMLNAGAGVPVRDGVVAETAFVGPGMRHHPALSYLPCRLSMAPLLLRSVTPPDVVVVHCAPPEAGRLSLGTEVNVLPAAVEACRARGGLVVAVVNRYMPFTYGDAELDVEAVDLAVEVDAPLPTPVRAVPDEASRLVAERVSARVEDGATVQMGIGAVPDCVVAGLTARRRLGVWTEMFSDGLLSLHASGALDPDREVTASFCFGSPELYDHVDHNRAIRMLRTERTNDPARIAANPAMVSINTALEVDLYGQVNASRVGGRIHSGYGGQTDFIVGALHSPGGQALIALRSWHPRADVSTIVPLLDEPVTSFQPSAVLTEHGVAPLFGCDQQAQARALIEHTAHPRVRDELWEEARALGLAT, from the coding sequence GTGAGGGCCGTCGACCTCGCGGCCCTAGAGCGCCGCCTCGCCGCGCTGCCCGGCCGCCCCCGGGTCGTCGTCAGCGGCAACGCCGCCACCCCGTGGACGGTGGTCGACGCGCTCGACCGGGCCGTCCCGGCATACCGGCTCTGGATGCTCAACGCCGGCGCCGGGGTGCCGGTGCGCGACGGGGTCGTCGCGGAGACCGCCTTCGTCGGGCCGGGGATGCGCCACCACCCGGCCCTGTCCTACCTGCCGTGCCGGCTGTCCATGGCACCGCTCCTGCTGCGGTCGGTGACGCCTCCCGACGTCGTCGTGGTGCACTGCGCGCCGCCGGAGGCCGGCCGGCTCAGCCTCGGCACCGAGGTGAACGTCCTGCCTGCCGCCGTGGAGGCCTGCCGTGCCCGCGGGGGGCTCGTCGTGGCGGTGGTGAACCGGTACATGCCGTTCACGTACGGCGACGCCGAGCTGGACGTGGAGGCGGTCGACCTCGCGGTGGAGGTCGACGCCCCGCTGCCGACGCCCGTGCGGGCCGTGCCCGACGAGGCGAGCCGGCTCGTGGCAGAGCGGGTCTCTGCGCGGGTGGAGGACGGCGCCACGGTGCAGATGGGCATCGGTGCCGTGCCGGACTGCGTGGTCGCGGGGCTGACGGCGCGCCGGCGGCTCGGGGTCTGGACCGAGATGTTCTCCGACGGGCTGCTGTCGCTGCACGCCTCCGGGGCCCTCGACCCCGACCGCGAGGTCACCGCGTCGTTCTGCTTCGGCTCGCCCGAGCTCTACGACCACGTGGACCACAACCGGGCCATCAGGATGCTGCGCACCGAGCGCACCAACGACCCGGCGAGGATCGCCGCGAACCCGGCCATGGTCAGCATCAACACCGCGTTGGAGGTCGACCTCTACGGGCAGGTCAACGCCTCCCGGGTCGGCGGCCGGATCCACTCCGGGTACGGCGGTCAGACCGACTTCATCGTCGGGGCCCTGCACTCGCCCGGAGGCCAGGCGTTGATCGCGCTGCGCAGCTGGCACCCGCGTGCCGACGTGTCGACGATCGTGCCGCTGCTCGACGAGCCGGTGACGTCGTTCCAGCCGAGCGCGGTGCTCACCGAGCACGGGGTGGCGCCGCTGTTCGGGTGCGACCAGCAGGCGCAGGCCAGGGCCCTGATCGAGCACACCGCCCACCCACGGGTGCGCGACGAGCTGTGGGAGGAGGCGCGGGCCCTCGGCCTGGCCACCTGA
- a CDS encoding CBS domain-containing protein yields MLVSELMTTNVVAVDTECPLDAAVRLLADRGVSALPVVDRSGLVVGILSEADVLRLHLAADTRAHLRPLAPTAPEDAAWPRYVDAVMTPDPVTVHRGADVAEVAAVMADTGWKSMPVVDEHGALCGIVSRSDVIRVLGRADAEIWSQVVHDIAGVAGEGCTVEVHRGVVTLSGLGSESAARVASAIASTAPGVRSVVVDRTPRDVRSDA; encoded by the coding sequence GTGCTCGTCAGTGAGCTCATGACCACCAACGTCGTCGCCGTCGACACCGAGTGCCCGCTGGACGCCGCGGTGCGGCTGCTGGCGGACCGTGGCGTCTCGGCGCTGCCGGTCGTCGACCGGAGCGGCCTCGTGGTGGGGATCCTCAGCGAGGCCGACGTCCTGCGCCTGCACCTCGCGGCGGACACCCGGGCGCACCTGCGGCCGCTGGCCCCCACAGCGCCCGAGGACGCCGCGTGGCCCCGGTACGTCGACGCGGTCATGACACCGGACCCGGTGACGGTCCACCGCGGGGCGGACGTGGCCGAGGTGGCAGCCGTCATGGCGGACACCGGCTGGAAGAGCATGCCGGTCGTGGACGAGCACGGCGCCCTGTGCGGCATCGTCAGCCGCAGCGACGTCATCCGCGTCCTGGGGCGTGCGGACGCCGAGATCTGGTCGCAGGTCGTGCACGACATCGCCGGTGTGGCCGGGGAGGGCTGCACCGTGGAGGTCCACCGGGGCGTCGTCACGCTGTCCGGCCTGGGGTCCGAGAGCGCGGCACGGGTGGCCTCGGCCATCGCCTCGACCGCCCCCGGCGTGCGCTCGGTGGTGGTGGACCGGACACCCCGCGATGTCCGGAGCGACGCCTGA
- a CDS encoding LLM class flavin-dependent oxidoreductase, giving the protein MQFGIFTVGDVTQDPTTGRTLSENERIKNTVELAVRAEQVGLDVFATGEHHNPPFAAPANPPVLLANIAARTSRIVLSTATTLITTNDPVRLAEDYAYLQHLADGRVDLMMGRGNTGPVYPWFGKDIRDGIPLAVENYALLRRLWTEENVTWSGKYRTPLQSFTSTPRPLDGVAPFVWHGSIRSPEIAEQAAYYGDGFFHNNIFWPMSHTKQMVALYRRRFEHYGHGQADQAIVGLGGQVFMRPNSQDAVREFRPYFDNAPVYGHGPSLEEFSRETPLTVGSPQQVIERYAAMADEVGDYQRQLFLIDHAGLPHETVLEQVEILGTQVVPELRRIAAARKPAHVPDAPTHASRVAAAGGARDLTVHGVDEVTGLTAEEVA; this is encoded by the coding sequence ATGCAGTTCGGCATCTTCACCGTCGGGGACGTCACCCAGGACCCCACGACCGGTCGCACGCTGAGCGAGAACGAGCGGATCAAAAACACCGTCGAGCTCGCCGTCCGCGCCGAGCAGGTGGGCCTCGACGTCTTCGCCACGGGTGAGCACCACAACCCGCCTTTCGCCGCCCCGGCCAACCCGCCGGTGTTGCTGGCGAACATCGCCGCCCGCACCTCGCGGATCGTCCTGTCGACCGCGACGACCCTCATCACGACCAACGACCCGGTGCGCCTCGCCGAGGACTACGCCTACCTGCAGCACCTCGCCGACGGCCGCGTCGACCTCATGATGGGCCGCGGCAACACCGGCCCGGTCTACCCGTGGTTCGGCAAGGACATCCGCGACGGCATCCCGCTGGCCGTGGAGAACTACGCGCTGCTGCGCCGGCTGTGGACCGAGGAGAACGTCACCTGGTCCGGCAAGTACCGCACGCCGCTGCAGTCCTTCACCTCCACGCCGCGCCCGCTCGACGGCGTCGCGCCGTTCGTCTGGCACGGCTCGATCCGCTCCCCCGAGATCGCGGAGCAGGCCGCCTACTACGGCGACGGCTTCTTCCACAACAACATCTTCTGGCCGATGAGCCACACGAAGCAGATGGTCGCGCTGTACCGCCGCCGGTTCGAGCACTACGGGCACGGGCAGGCCGACCAGGCGATCGTCGGCCTCGGTGGGCAGGTGTTCATGCGCCCCAACAGCCAGGACGCCGTCCGCGAGTTCCGGCCGTACTTCGACAACGCCCCGGTCTACGGGCACGGGCCGTCGCTGGAGGAGTTCAGCCGGGAGACGCCGCTCACCGTGGGTTCGCCGCAGCAGGTCATCGAGCGGTATGCCGCGATGGCCGACGAGGTGGGCGACTACCAGCGCCAGCTGTTCCTCATCGACCACGCCGGGCTCCCCCACGAGACCGTGCTGGAGCAGGTGGAGATCCTCGGCACCCAGGTCGTGCCCGAGCTGCGGCGGATCGCCGCGGCCCGCAAGCCGGCCCACGTGCCCGACGCCCCCACCCACGCCTCTCGCGTGGCGGCCGCCGGTGGCGCCCGTGACCTCACGGTCCACGGCGTCGATGAGGTCACCGGGCTCACCGCCGAGGAGGTGGCCTGA
- a CDS encoding OsmC family protein, which yields MATTRTAAAHWEGSLMEGSGEVTLTSSGIGTYAVSWPSRAEKANGKTSPEELIAAAHSTCYSMALSHGLAQAGTPPTTIDTTAEVTFQPGTGITGIALSVVGAVPGITAEEFEKAAQDAKENCPVSAALKAVPITLETSFSS from the coding sequence ATGGCCACCACCCGCACCGCCGCCGCCCACTGGGAGGGGTCCCTCATGGAGGGCTCCGGCGAGGTCACCCTCACGTCCTCCGGCATCGGGACGTATGCCGTGTCGTGGCCGTCGCGCGCGGAGAAGGCGAACGGGAAGACCAGCCCCGAGGAGCTCATCGCCGCGGCGCACTCGACCTGCTACTCGATGGCGCTGTCGCACGGCTTGGCCCAGGCCGGCACCCCGCCCACCACGATCGACACGACGGCGGAGGTGACGTTCCAGCCCGGCACCGGGATCACCGGCATCGCGCTGTCCGTCGTGGGCGCCGTCCCCGGCATCACCGCCGAGGAATTCGAGAAGGCGGCCCAGGACGCCAAGGAGAACTGCCCGGTCAGTGCCGCGCTGAAGGCGGTGCCGATCACGCTGGAGACGTCCTTCTCCTCCTGA
- a CDS encoding pyridoxamine 5'-phosphate oxidase family protein, which translates to MDANQPVAGAVPLEVLEVPECWALLREQPVGRLAVLHDGRPDIFPVNFVVDHGSLVFRTGSGTLFASAAGSWVAFEVDGYAAEEGRAWSVVVRGRAREVHDVDDILDVLTLPLLPWHAGPKPRLVRIEPDSVSGRRFPVRGGYRATTGPARPTE; encoded by the coding sequence ATGGACGCCAACCAACCCGTCGCCGGTGCCGTGCCGCTCGAGGTTCTCGAGGTGCCCGAGTGCTGGGCGCTGCTGCGCGAGCAGCCGGTCGGGAGGCTGGCCGTCCTGCACGACGGCCGGCCGGACATCTTCCCCGTCAACTTCGTGGTCGACCACGGCAGCCTGGTCTTCCGCACCGGGTCGGGCACCCTCTTCGCCAGCGCCGCGGGGTCGTGGGTGGCGTTCGAGGTCGACGGGTATGCCGCCGAGGAGGGCAGGGCCTGGAGCGTCGTCGTGCGTGGCCGCGCGCGGGAGGTCCACGACGTCGACGACATCCTCGACGTGCTGACCCTGCCGCTGCTGCCGTGGCACGCGGGACCCAAGCCACGGCTGGTCCGCATCGAGCCCGACTCGGTGAGCGGTCGCAGGTTCCCGGTGCGGGGCGGCTACCGCGCCACGACCGGGCCGGCCCGGCCGACCGAGTGA
- a CDS encoding pyridoxamine 5'-phosphate oxidase family protein produces MTTDQARPAGAHRTGADVPTDHTGLRVLDLDECLELVASVPVGRIAFELDGEITVLPVAHLVDGVDVCFRTAGSSKIQAAVDRERVGYEADAFDASTRTGWSVLVQGVATIVEEEAEVRRLDQHAPALWVPVEPDSMTWVRVRAQSVSGRSVG; encoded by the coding sequence ATGACGACCGACCAGGCCCGACCGGCCGGCGCCCACCGGACCGGCGCCGACGTCCCCACCGACCACACCGGACTGCGGGTGCTCGACCTCGACGAGTGCCTCGAGCTGGTGGCCTCGGTGCCGGTGGGGCGGATTGCGTTCGAGCTCGACGGCGAGATCACGGTGCTGCCGGTGGCGCACCTGGTCGACGGCGTGGACGTCTGCTTCCGGACCGCCGGCAGCTCCAAGATCCAGGCGGCGGTGGACCGCGAACGGGTCGGCTACGAGGCCGACGCCTTCGACGCTTCGACACGCACCGGCTGGAGCGTGCTCGTGCAGGGCGTCGCCACCATCGTCGAGGAGGAGGCCGAGGTGCGCCGGCTCGACCAGCACGCGCCGGCCCTGTGGGTGCCCGTCGAGCCCGACTCGATGACCTGGGTGAGGGTACGGGCCCAGTCCGTCAGCGGGCGCTCCGTCGGCTGA
- a CDS encoding universal stress protein: MDRTPAAARGHQATAVDDLPDLVGREVVVGYDATPAADAAVRWAALEAARLRSALTVVCAVDPGSVDGAHTPQPELARVGRELARRGADVAHRAAPDGIPARVVGAIGGAAGELVARSASAALLVVGAPRLRGVAALGSVSFGVTLHARCPVVLVPEGTELSHRHDVGDVVVGADGSRASRTAVELAAQLALARNRRLRVVTAWLPAPVPSATTAGAVRRQQDAVRQDIAREDLAAVVEQVQRRHPALEVTGTAVRGHAVDVLVASARDAGLLVVGSRGHGGFAGLALGSVSHAVVRSARVPVAVVRQGWW; encoded by the coding sequence ATGGATCGCACCCCCGCGGCCGCTCGAGGACATCAGGCCACCGCCGTGGACGACCTCCCGGACCTCGTCGGCCGTGAGGTCGTCGTCGGCTACGACGCGACACCAGCCGCCGACGCCGCCGTCCGGTGGGCCGCGCTGGAGGCGGCGCGGCTGCGCTCGGCCCTCACGGTGGTGTGCGCCGTGGACCCGGGCTCGGTGGACGGTGCCCACACGCCACAACCGGAGCTGGCACGGGTGGGCCGGGAGCTCGCCCGGCGCGGGGCCGACGTGGCGCACCGGGCAGCGCCGGACGGCATACCCGCACGTGTCGTCGGTGCGATCGGCGGAGCGGCCGGAGAGCTCGTCGCCAGGTCCGCCTCCGCGGCACTCCTGGTGGTGGGGGCACCACGGCTGCGCGGCGTGGCCGCCCTGGGCTCGGTGTCCTTCGGCGTGACGCTGCACGCCCGCTGCCCCGTCGTCCTGGTCCCGGAGGGCACCGAGCTGAGCCACCGTCACGACGTCGGTGACGTGGTCGTGGGCGCGGACGGCTCCCGGGCCTCGCGCACCGCCGTCGAGCTGGCCGCTCAGCTCGCCCTGGCCCGGAACCGCCGCCTGCGGGTCGTCACCGCCTGGCTGCCTGCGCCCGTGCCGAGCGCCACGACGGCCGGCGCGGTCCGCAGGCAGCAGGATGCCGTGCGGCAGGACATCGCGCGCGAGGACCTGGCCGCTGTGGTGGAACAGGTGCAGCGCAGGCACCCGGCCCTGGAGGTGACCGGTACGGCGGTCCGCGGCCACGCCGTCGACGTCCTCGTCGCGAGTGCGCGCGACGCTGGGCTGCTCGTGGTCGGCAGCCGCGGGCACGGCGGTTTCGCGGGGCTCGCGCTGGGCTCGGTGAGCCACGCGGTCGTGCGCTCGGCCAGGGTCCCTGTCGCGGTCGTACGCCAGGGTTGGTGGTGA
- a CDS encoding DUF4185 domain-containing protein yields the protein MRRVVRLAPAALLAAAVALTGCSTGTHAPPGGGAGASGTRAYPRLSPRCPPPAARPPAVTVAQLNRVVAGLDLPLWQAGDIGASARLPDGRLVWVFGDTVRAPDVQPRIVANSMLVTAGLCTSQVEVAGRGPVIPDRSDGVVHWPMSVAVVPRGGEASLVVISARIRRGVGGLDFTYLGSTATVFRLPDGGAPTPVRQLDITPDSPDTTQVNWGSAMTVHDGWIYVYGTRLPSRTAFGRALYVARAPAADARDRGTWRFWDGRAWVADAGRAAVVLPAEGGVSQTLSVDVVGSRFVLVSKRDGDLGSTVYAWDSGAPTGPWEATRGVRADFQDPDGNLAYAPLAHPGIRLTDGRLLISISRNTSDFARLLAQPRLGRPVFAEIDRP from the coding sequence ATGCGCCGCGTGGTCCGTCTCGCCCCGGCGGCGCTGCTGGCGGCCGCCGTCGCGCTCACGGGCTGCAGCACCGGCACCCACGCGCCCCCGGGCGGGGGCGCCGGCGCGTCGGGCACCAGGGCATACCCGCGCCTGTCACCCCGCTGCCCGCCGCCTGCCGCGCGCCCCCCGGCGGTGACGGTCGCCCAGCTCAACCGCGTCGTCGCCGGCCTGGACCTCCCGTTGTGGCAGGCCGGTGACATCGGCGCGAGCGCACGGCTGCCCGACGGGCGACTCGTGTGGGTCTTCGGCGACACGGTGCGCGCGCCGGACGTCCAGCCGCGCATCGTGGCCAACTCGATGCTCGTCACCGCCGGCCTGTGCACCTCCCAGGTCGAGGTCGCCGGTCGCGGCCCGGTCATCCCGGACCGCTCCGACGGCGTCGTCCACTGGCCGATGTCGGTGGCCGTGGTGCCTCGCGGCGGGGAGGCGTCCCTCGTCGTCATCTCCGCGCGGATCCGCCGCGGCGTCGGCGGGCTGGACTTCACCTACCTGGGCAGCACCGCGACCGTCTTCCGCCTGCCCGACGGGGGCGCCCCCACGCCGGTCCGCCAGCTCGACATCACCCCCGACTCCCCCGACACGACCCAGGTCAACTGGGGCTCGGCGATGACCGTCCACGACGGTTGGATCTACGTCTACGGCACCCGGTTGCCCAGCAGAACCGCCTTCGGCCGCGCGCTCTACGTCGCGCGGGCCCCGGCCGCCGACGCCCGCGACCGCGGCACCTGGCGGTTCTGGGACGGTCGCGCCTGGGTCGCCGACGCCGGCCGCGCGGCCGTGGTGCTCCCCGCGGAGGGCGGGGTGTCGCAGACGCTGTCGGTCGACGTCGTCGGGTCGCGGTTCGTGCTCGTGAGCAAGCGCGACGGCGACCTGGGGTCCACCGTCTACGCCTGGGACTCGGGCGCGCCGACAGGCCCGTGGGAGGCCACGCGCGGCGTGCGCGCCGACTTCCAGGACCCGGACGGCAACCTCGCCTACGCGCCCCTGGCCCACCCCGGCATCCGGCTCACGGACGGCCGCCTGCTCATCTCGATCTCCCGGAACACCAGCGACTTCGCCCGCCTGCTCGCGCAGCCCCGGCTGGGCCGCCCGGTGTTCGCCGAGATCGACCGCCCCTGA
- a CDS encoding GAF domain-containing protein, which yields MAADETTDGGGPGSMFRLSTLELDDLLDELRARAGSARAAQERLSALLDAVVAVSSDLELATVLRRIVESACHLVGARYGALGVLGPEGDELIEFVTHGISDEDRERIGPLPHGRGLLGLLIHSPHPQRVARISEHPESYGFPENHPVMTSFLGTPIRIRNEVFGNLYMTDKRTGEEFSADDEVILTALAAAAGVAIDNARLYNRSVMQHRWGGATRDLVSALLQGRAQEDVLAAASRYVLELTDATSCAIAVPRGTDLVVAATAGEGAPPVGTVVEDADWRAELASPSQGVREAGAGLVLLSLGAGAEPLGVLAVQDVSTVNGYSAALMDFAQRLGVGLTAAQAQHERGRMEMLEDRDRIARDMHDHVIQRLFATGLSLQSVGRQLTDPAARERVEAAVDEVDAVIKDIRHTIFALHRSPDSRSLAAEITTLCENAVVTLGFAPTLTVRGTLVDVPDQLAADLLAVVREALSNAARHAGASVVSVVVEADEALRVEVRDNGRGVQPGTRRSGLDNLARRATTRGGQLVIAAPDEGGTELVWSVPLLER from the coding sequence GTGGCAGCGGACGAGACGACCGACGGGGGCGGCCCGGGCAGCATGTTCCGGCTCTCGACCCTCGAGCTGGACGACCTGCTCGACGAGCTGCGGGCCCGCGCGGGCAGCGCCCGGGCTGCCCAGGAGCGGCTCTCGGCGCTGCTCGACGCCGTGGTGGCGGTGAGCTCGGACCTCGAGCTCGCCACGGTTCTGCGCCGCATCGTGGAGTCGGCCTGCCACCTCGTCGGGGCCCGGTACGGCGCCCTGGGTGTCCTCGGCCCCGAGGGTGACGAGCTCATCGAGTTCGTGACGCACGGGATCAGCGACGAGGACCGGGAGCGGATCGGGCCCCTGCCGCACGGCCGCGGCTTGCTGGGGCTGCTGATCCACAGCCCGCACCCGCAACGGGTGGCGCGGATCAGCGAGCACCCGGAGTCCTACGGCTTCCCGGAGAACCACCCCGTGATGACGAGCTTCCTCGGGACACCCATCCGCATCCGCAACGAGGTGTTCGGCAACCTGTACATGACGGACAAGCGGACCGGCGAGGAGTTCTCGGCCGACGACGAGGTCATCCTCACCGCGCTGGCCGCGGCGGCCGGCGTCGCCATCGACAACGCCCGGCTCTACAACCGCAGCGTGATGCAGCACCGCTGGGGCGGGGCGACACGCGACCTCGTGTCGGCGCTGCTGCAGGGCCGGGCGCAGGAGGACGTCCTTGCGGCCGCGAGCCGGTACGTCCTGGAGCTGACCGACGCCACGAGCTGCGCGATCGCCGTGCCCCGCGGCACCGACCTCGTCGTCGCAGCCACTGCCGGGGAGGGTGCGCCGCCCGTCGGCACCGTCGTCGAGGACGCCGACTGGCGCGCCGAGCTCGCGTCGCCCTCGCAAGGCGTCCGTGAGGCGGGCGCTGGGCTGGTGCTGCTCTCCCTGGGCGCCGGTGCGGAACCCCTCGGGGTGCTGGCGGTCCAGGACGTCAGCACCGTCAACGGGTACTCGGCGGCGTTGATGGACTTCGCCCAGCGGCTGGGCGTCGGGCTCACCGCCGCCCAGGCCCAGCACGAGCGCGGGCGGATGGAGATGCTCGAGGACCGCGACCGCATCGCCCGGGACATGCACGACCACGTCATCCAACGGCTCTTCGCCACCGGCCTGTCCCTGCAGTCGGTGGGCCGGCAGCTCACCGATCCGGCAGCCCGCGAGCGGGTCGAGGCAGCCGTCGACGAGGTCGACGCCGTCATCAAGGACATCCGCCACACCATCTTCGCGCTGCACCGTTCGCCGGACTCGCGAAGCCTGGCCGCCGAGATCACGACCCTGTGCGAGAACGCCGTCGTCACCCTCGGCTTCGCGCCGACCCTCACGGTGCGGGGAACCCTCGTGGACGTGCCGGACCAGCTGGCGGCCGACCTGCTCGCCGTCGTCCGTGAGGCCCTGAGCAACGCCGCCCGGCACGCCGGCGCCAGCGTCGTCTCGGTCGTCGTGGAGGCGGACGAGGCCTTGCGCGTGGAGGTCCGCGACAACGGCCGGGGCGTCCAACCCGGGACACGGCGCTCGGGCCTGGACAACCTCGCCCGCCGCGCCACCACCCGTGGGGGACAGCTCGTGATCGCGGCCCCCGACGAGGGCGGCACCGAGCTCGTCTGGTCGGTGCCGCTCCTCGAGCGCTGA
- a CDS encoding response regulator transcription factor, whose translation MKIGVYLLDDHEVVRRGLRELLEVEEDLLVVGESGSAQEAARRIPALRPSVMVLDARLPDGSGIDVCRDVRSVDPSIAGLILTSYDDEEALTAAVTAGAAGYVLKDIHGSDLVTSIRRVAAGETLLDAAVVERLRAQWGHQQPTDPRLASLTPQERRILECVGEGLTNRQIGERLSLAEKTVKNYVTSVLGKLGMERRTQAAVYVAGQGLNHNGSTSPGPHG comes from the coding sequence GTGAAGATCGGCGTGTACCTGCTCGACGACCACGAGGTCGTCCGTCGCGGGCTGCGGGAGCTGCTGGAGGTCGAGGAGGACCTCCTCGTCGTGGGCGAGTCGGGGAGCGCCCAGGAGGCGGCCCGGCGCATCCCGGCGCTGAGGCCCTCGGTCATGGTGCTCGACGCCAGGCTGCCCGACGGCTCCGGCATCGACGTGTGCCGCGACGTGCGCTCGGTCGACCCGTCGATCGCCGGCCTGATCCTCACGTCCTACGACGACGAGGAGGCCCTGACCGCCGCCGTCACCGCGGGAGCGGCCGGGTACGTCCTCAAGGACATCCACGGCAGCGACCTGGTCACCTCGATCCGCCGGGTCGCGGCCGGCGAGACGCTGCTCGACGCGGCTGTGGTCGAGCGGCTCCGGGCCCAGTGGGGCCACCAACAGCCCACCGACCCCCGGCTGGCCAGCCTCACCCCGCAGGAGCGGCGCATCCTCGAGTGCGTCGGCGAGGGCCTGACGAACCGGCAGATCGGCGAGCGCCTGTCCCTGGCGGAGAAGACGGTCAAGAACTACGTCACGTCGGTCCTGGGCAAACTCGGCATGGAGCGCCGGACCCAGGCCGCGGTCTACGTCGCCGGGCAGGGGCTCAACCACAACGGGTCCACGAGCCCGGGACCGCACGGCTGA